A stretch of the Gymnogyps californianus isolate 813 chromosome 15, ASM1813914v2, whole genome shotgun sequence genome encodes the following:
- the WFIKKN1 gene encoding WAP, Kazal, immunoglobulin, Kunitz and NTR domain-containing protein 1, with translation MPPRGNFGHPGRGRRAGWRQRAPMGVPLLLPLLAVAAAAAAGLSLQPGRMRHLGVCPNQLNPNLWVDAQSTCERECQADQDCEGFEKCCTNVCGLRSCVAARFADGSLPALALSPAASCESFVCAQQGSDCDIWDGQPVCKCKDRCEKEPNFTCASDGLTYYNKCYMDAEACLRGTRLTTVPCKHIFTWPDTSPVPQETTARPTPGAGPEVPVPPALYSNPFHQSVRAGGTVSFRCDVSGRPRPDITWEKQSEREENFIMRPDQMYGNVVVTNIGQLVIYNARHEDAGIYTCTARNAAGLLRADFPLSVVRREPGGTPRAGSPQPFPSAECLKEPDRRRCEAVEVRWHFDAKQGSCLTFRYGGCGANRNHFETYEECRAACLGSARPTCLLPMVQGPCQNWEPRWAYNHLLKQCHSFVYGGCEGNTNNFESKETCEDVCPFPKSLQCKACRLKSKMVLSLCRSDFAIVGRLMEIVEDQDSGIARFALEDVLKDEKMGLKFFNIKYLEVTLTDMDWSCPCPNMTAEDGPLIIMGEVHDGMATLDPSSYVRAANDKRVKKIYELMEKKTCDLLNRFQD, from the exons CCTGGGGGTCTGCCCCAACCAGCTGAACCCCAACCTGTGGGTGGACGCGCAGAGCACCTGCGAGCGGGAGTGCCAGGCCGACCAG GACTGCGAAGGCTTCGAGAAATGCTGCACCAACGTGTGCGGGCTGCGGAGCTGCGTGGCTGCCCGCTTCGCCGACGGCAGCCTGCCGGCGCTGGCGCTGTCACCGGCAGCCTCGTGCGAGAGCTTCGTGTGCGCGCAGCAGGGCTCCGACTGCGACATCTGGGACGGGCAGCCCGTCTGCAAGTGCAAGGACCGCTGCGAGAAGGAGCCCAACTTCACCTGCGCCTCCGACGGCCTCACCTACTACAACAAGTGCTACATGGACGCCGAGGCGTGCCTGCGCGGCACCCGCCTCACCACCGTCCCCTGCAAGCACATCTTCACCTGGCCCGACACCAGCCCCGTGCCGCAGGAGACGACGGCGCGCCCCACGCCGGGAGCCGGCCCCGAGGTGCCGGTGCCCCCCGCCCTCTACAGCAACCCCTTCCACCAGTCGGTGCGCGCCGGCGGCACCGTCAGCTTCCGCTGCGACGTCAGCGGGCGCCCGCGGCCGGACATCACCTGGGAGAAGCAAAGCGAGCGGGAGGAGAACTTCATCATGCGGCCGGACCAGATGTACGGCAACGTGGTGGTCACCAACATCGGCCAGCTGGTCATCTACAACGCCCGCCACGAGGACGCCGGCATCTACACCTGCACGGCCAGGAACGCCGCCGGGCTGCTCCGTGCCGACTTCCCGCTGTCGGTGGTCAGGCGAGAGCCGGGGGGGACCCCGCGGGccggcagcccccagcccttccccagcgcCGAGTGCCTGAAGGAGCCGGACCGGCGGCGGTGCGAGGCCGTGGAGGTGCGCTGGCACTTTGATGCCAAGCAGGGCTCCTGCCTCACCTTCCGCtacgggggctgcggggccaaCAGGAACCATTTTGAGACCTACGAGGAGTGCcgggctgcctgcctgggcaGCGCCCGCCccacctgcctgctgcccaTGGTGCAGGGTCCCTGCCAGAACTGGGAGCCCCGCTGGGCGTACAACCACCTGCTGAAGCAGTGCCACTCCTTCGTCTACGGCGGCTGCGAGGGCAACACCAACAACTTCGAGAGCAAGGAGACCTGCGAGGACGTCTGCCCCTTCCCCAAGAGCCTGCAGTGCAAGGCTTGCCGCCTGAAGAGCAAGATGGTGCTGAGCCTCTGCCGCAGCGACTTCGCCATCGTGGGCCGGCTGATGGAGATCGTGGAGGACCAGGACTCCGGCATCGCCCGCTTCGCCCTCGAGGACGTCCTCAAGGATGAGAAGATGGGCCTCAAGTTCTTCAACATCAAGTACCTGGAGGTGACCTTGACCGACATGGACTggagctgcccctgccccaaCATGACGGCGGAGGACGGGCCGCTCATCATCATGGGCGAGGTGCACGACGGCATGGCCACGCTGGACCCCAGCAGCTACGTCCGGGCGGCCAACGACAAGCGGGTGAAGAAGATCTACGAGCTGATGGAGAAGAAAACCTGCGACCTCCTGAACCGCTTCCAGGACTAG